DNA from Fusarium verticillioides 7600 chromosome 4, whole genome shotgun sequence:
AGCGGACGTTCTGAAGGCCGAGCTGGAGGCCCTGAAGGAGAAAGCCGAAGAGATGGAATTGGAAGTTGAGATTTTGCGGGAAGAGAACGAAGAGTACAGTAAAGGAATGGCTCCCGAAGAACGAGCAACTTCAGGCTGGTTGCAGATGGAACGGACGAACGAACGATTAAGGGAAGCTCTTGTGAGATTACGCGATATAACCCAGGACACAGAGGAAGAACTGAGAGGTCAGATCAAAGGGCTCGAGGAAGACGTAAAAGAGTTCAACACTATGAAGGAGGAATTCTCCAAGTGCCGCGGAAAGCTGGAGCAGTCAGAAAGTGCCGTGGAAGATCTACGTCAACAACTCGATAATGCGCTTGGCGCTGAAGACATGATTGAAGACTTGACGGAACGCAACATGAGCATGTCTGAGCAGATCGAAGAGTTGAAGGCTGtcattgatgatcttgagagcctGAAGGAAATCAACGACGAGCTCGAGATTAATCACGTGCAGAATGAGAAAGAGATGCAAGAAGAACTCGACTTCAAGGATAGTGTCATTGCTGAGCAGGCTCGACGAGCTGCCCAGCAAGAAGAGTCGCTAGAGGATATGGAATATACCCTCTCACGCTTCCGGGAGCTGGTGACAAGTCTGCAGAGCGACCTGGACGACATGAAGGCCTCACAAGCTGTGACTGAAGGCGAGTCAGAGAAACTCAACGACCGATCcagagccatgatggatctCAACATGAAACTTCAAATCTCGGCATCCAAGGCTCAAGTCAAGAccattgaccttgaacttcGACGACTGGACGCCCAGGAAGCAGAGCAACACCTGGAGATTGTCAAGCTATTCCTCCCTGACACTTACAAGGAGGACCAGGATTCTGTTCTGTCCCTGCTTCGCTTCCGTCGGGTGGCCTTCAAGGcgaacctcctcaacagcttcatccGCGAACGACTAAACGGACAGCCTCATCCTGGACACGAGGACGATGTGTTTGCTGGATGTGATGCCTCGGATAAACTCGTCTGGGTGTCTACCATGTGCGATCGCTTCGTCAACGACATGACGCACTGCACCATCGAGCAGTTTTCCAAATACCAGAACGCACTGCACGAGCTAGAGCCTGTTGAGCGAGCCTTGAACGTCTGGATTGACGGTCTTCGCCGCGACGAcctgaaggagaagacttGCGCCGACGAGTTGCAACGTACCATTGCCCTCCTTTCTCACTTGGGAGAGGTGCACATCTCTAACAGCCTGGCTAACTATGCTGACGATCTTCACATGAAGGCCATGGTCATGCAGAGCCACCTCGACTCCGCAGCCGTCTCCTTTACCACTGTGCGAGGCCTCGTTCAGCGAGTGGTTCCCGCtgagggtgaagaggatgagctggCTCAGCACTTCGCGAAGAAGTCTGAGGCAGTTGTTACTCATACTCGAGGCACAAAGGTCATcgctgccaaggctgtcCGCGCCCTCCAGGATTTGCGCACGCGATCTCTGTCTCTACTGCCAGACACCAACGAAGCGTTTGAGCAATGTTGTGAGGCAACGCAAGAACTTGCTGATCTAGCACGACAGATCGGTCTCGGCATCCACAGTTTGTtcactgctgatgagggtCGCACTGAGCCCTTCACCTATGCAGAGGTACAAACTGCTGTTTACAAGACAGTCCTCTCTGTCAGCACATCAAGCGAGTCGGACCTGTTTTCTACTTACTTGTCCAAGTTGCGAGCCGTCACCACACAAATTAGTGACCTGGTGTCGCTTGCTACCGACCTGGATCAGGTTCAAGAATTCGATGTCACTCCTGCGCCCTGGCGACTGCGTTCacaagagctcaaggctctcaagaccatccCCGTTGAcgcagaggaggagctgcgTCGCCTCAAAGAGGAGCACAGTGAGGCTCGTCGTACCATCGCCCAGCGCGATGAGCATCTCAGTACTGCtgtcctcaagatcgagacaCTTGAGTCCAGAATGCGTGATGCCCAAGCTAACATTGATCGCATTGCCAAACTGcaagaggagcttgaggcttCAGGCCAGCAGATCGGGAGCCTCAAGGAAGATATCGAGAAGCAAGATCGTGAGCTCAAGAATCTTGAATCAGAACGCGacaagtggaagaagattgCCAGCGATAGCCGCGCTTATGCTGATGGCGCAGATGCTGCTGGAGCCAAGGCTGGTCAAGAACGAGCCGTTGCCACAGCTCGCGAGATGGATGCCCTTAAGAAAGATATCGAGAGTCTCCAATCTGCAGTTCGATATTTACGCGAGGATAACCGCCGGGCTCGTACATCTGAGCAACATAAATACgaatggctggctgagccACTCAAGAAGCCTACTTCTGTCGCTGAAAAGCGCCGCAACATGATCGCAGCCGAAGGCAAGGACGTCCTCAGCGAGCTCGTCAAGATGGCGTCTTCCGCTTCTCTTTACGACTTCTCTTCCCTGCCACAAGACAAGCTCGCCTGGAAGCCTGTGCGATCGACGCCGCAGTATCACGCAGCCAAGCAGATGGAGGACTATGCAAGCTGGGAATCCTGGCAGGAATCggtcctcaagaaggcccGCGTTCTCCAAGGACAAACGGCCAATGCTGAACGGAGAAAGAAGACGCCCACAGCAGCTCGTCTACGTATTAAGTTGCCCGGCGTGGACGGAAAGGTTGTGCCAGGCTCAGGAAGGGGTGTCCAGATCGTGGGATCGCAGGAATGGGAGGCTCTGCAGGGCCGGTTGGCTGTATGATTATAGAGTATTACATACCCCTTGATttcgtctttgtctttcatCAATTCTGGTGGATTTTGTTGGTATGAGGGAACGAATAGCAAATCTACGTAGCAGAAGCAAGCTTTGCCAAACCACCCCTGACATCCAGGGGCTTTTAGGGATTGAATCTTGAATCATTTTCATCTTTTTTGTTCATATGTGATCATGCTTGATCGCTGGGTATCTCTATCCTTCCCAGATCATGGCACCCTCGACATTCCGTACAATGGATCCCCTTATGCTTTGCCCTTacccttcttatccttcttcttcttactACCACCACTGCTGCTCTCTTCGCCGCCACCTGCTTGTGCACCCATAAGAGCCGACATTGGGTCTCCGCCAccctgcatctccttcatcatatcCTTAAACAGATTCTCAGAGACACCACCACCCGTCATAGCAGCACTTAGATATGGTACCAACTCGCCCATCTTCCACCCGCGCGGCACAGCGGGCTTGGGATAGGGTTTTCCAGCCTCGGGCTGTAGCTGGCCTCCGATGCGGACACGCAGACCGGGACTGTCTTCGGTCGTAGGGTTCTCGCGCAAGTGTTCAGCAACCAGACGGTACAAATgatgcttgttcttgacagGGTGACCAggcgtcttcttcagcccGACCTTGACACGGCCAGGATTCGCCCAATCCTTCGGATGCACCTTTTCAGGCTCAAAGAGTGTTGGTAGGCGTAGTCTCGAGCAGGCGTTTGCGATCTCTCGCGCGAGGGGGTCCTTCACCGCGAGTCCAGCGCCCACACGACGGCCCTCTGCGCGGGATCGTGATGCATCGAAGTAGACAGGGTAGAGACATTGGAAATCGGCGTAGGCAGATCGATCGGCTGAGGCGGGCATGGTACCGCCAGCAGGGGCGTCGGCGGGGACGATGGCGGGCAtctgacgaggaggagctgcagCAGCGGGAACTGTTTTAGGAGCGGCCTCGGAGGGTTCGACTCGGCGCATGATATCGGAGTCGGCGAAGTCATCGATATCGGCCTCGGCAGGGTCAGAGTCGAAGTCGCTGTCCGACACCTCTTCTATTCTTGGGTGGGACATTTTTGCGGTTGGTgaacgaggaggaggaggggtaAAGTTGAAGGGACGTTTGGTAAGTGTCAGTATCCTCCAGCGGTCGAGAAAAGACCGAGCTCGATATGGGCGAGGCTACTCGTCGGGAGAGTGCAATTGAGGCCCAAGGACTCGGGTCGGTAAtggttgaggtgaggttgagagatATGGGGTACAAGTGGGACATGGAAGGTGGCACTTTGCCCATGAAGTTCACCAGGCCCGGTGTGGGATGAGCCTCAATGTGGGGTATAGGTAAAGCTGTTGCTCACCGAGCTCACCGAGGGTAATTCCTATTGGTACGAAAATAAAGGGTCAGAAAGAGTAAACTTTGTTATTGACTACCGTACAAGAATGCCATAAAGTGAAAATTATACGGCCATATAGAAAAATTTGAGATTGTATCATAATTGACAACTTAGACAACATCGAGGTAGCTCTAGGCCCCTTAGGATAAGAATAACCTTGGACAATTGCTGGcatgagaagcaaaagggCTGGAGATCTGCGATTAGAGAGccattgacatcaaggccTGGGTATGAACGAGATACGAAGTATTTAAACCGGTGAATATTAGACCCTCTGTTTAGTTTATGAGTGATGCACCAGGATAAGAGCATGGGCGCCTTCACCGAGGATAAAAAAAATCACATCAGCAACTTGACAAGTATGAATGATaaagtcaatcaatctaTCGAAGCTCAGTTATCCCATTCCGTAGCAAAGCCTGCCGCAGGCGTAGTAGAACTTCCTAGCCCTTCGTATAATGAACATTAAAAACTGTGTGATCAGGAAATGAAGTGACTATAGTGTACACCGGATCAAGTCCGAGACTGTGCCAGCCGAGTGCCGTGCAACCTGTTGCAAACGCTACACATGATGGCTATAGCTAGTTCTCGTGtatcttgctgttggtaaACTTGGTATTTGGTGGATGGCCGTCGACCTTAAATCTGCAATGCGACCGAGTGCACACACCATTCGTTACATTTGGGCACTACAGTGGCCAAGTCAGCAATTAGCAACAAAGGTTTTCGAAGTTGAAAGAACTTACGTTGTGTCCATATATGCAGTCGTCGACATCGCAATCTTGTCCGTTGATGCAGGGATTCTGCCGGGCGAGCATTGCGAGTGCCTTTAACTGCTCTTTTGTCGGCTTGAACGTATGGTTGAAAGTACAAGCACCTATTCTGGTACAGGGACCACGGAGAAAGTGGTTGTTGCAAAGTTTGTCGGAGTCCTCACGACGCTTTATGTCTTCCATGGCTGGAATACCAACTGTGATGGGAGGATCACGGCCCCGAGGTCCAGGGCTCCaagctggctgaggaggTACCTTACTCGcaagcttggtcttgtcctGTTTGGGAGGTAGAGGCATGGTAAGTTTGGGAGGGGGAGTGGCGCTTTTCGTGATCTTGGCCCAGGAAGTTTGTGGAGGCGACATGGACGAAGTACTCGTGGCGGGCGTCAGTACTGCTTGTGTCGTTGCAGCGCGAGCTACCGGTGAACCCTGGGGTTTAGTCGCCTCGGTAAGCTGGACACTCGGTTTCTCTATCAAAGTCTTATCAACGAGTTTGGTCGTGCGAAAGATGTTGCCGTCAAGCGCATGAACAGTGTTGCCACAGGCCTCGATTTCGCGTACTATAGGTTCTCCCAGAATTACGGAGACACACATTCTGCCATCCCCGGCCTCGTTGACTGTGCGCAGAAAAGGAGCATATTGGGCACCATGGCCGATGCCTAACATGACGTGTCTACAGTTATAGCATCCCAAATGCCATATTGCCGTTTCTATGCACATCAGTCAAATGAAATTTCTGGCCATTTCACCAGGCGTTGGACGCACCTTGGATCTTGCGAACCAGTGTTCCTTTACTCAAGCCAATATCAATAAAGTTGAAAGAAGACTTGGACTCTGTAAAGCCGATAGCAAATTCATgaaaaagacttgggtcATCAATGCTGCCATCATTCACCAGGGCCCGGCCCATCTCGGCAATGTTGACCAGAACGTCGCAGAAAATTTCGAAAGACGATGGCAGGCTAGGACAAAGCCTCGCTACCGAGAGAAGTAGAGCATGCGCCGCCTGCTTACCACCTTCGCGGCCTTGCTTGATAAATCGATTGTCGAACTGCATGATAATTAGTGAggtgttttttttttcacgACAGACAGCCTTTTGGGAGGGCGAGCTGGATGAGATTATACAAGACGAGATAACGTACAATAAGGCCATTGCCGTCCATGATGATAAAGACATAGTTATTAGCACCCTGGACATGTCAGCTTCTGCGCTCTGTGCGCCGGTGAGTGACATGTATGTACCCTGAGGTTACTGAGGTCCGCAGTGAGCGTTTCGCATTGCAGTCGAGTGCCTTCATAGAGTTTGCGGAGCTGGCTCATATGATTCAAACCCAAGTTAGCGTCGGCAAGCTTTTCTTGGAGGATATGATTTGTTTCTTGCAGAGCATGCAATCTTTCTACAAGGTCCTGTCATGAGAGTCAGAAATGATAGGACAACAGGTATGAAGTTACAAGGAGGATACTGCAGAAAGTACAGGGGCGGATttcagaccttgatatatTTCTGCTCAGGCATTTCTCGGGCCTGGAGAGCATTAAATCGACTGACCAAGTCATTCATATGAGTATTGGATGCCATTCTGGAGGTCTCTTGTGGCGCGAAGACAGGAGTTGGAGAAAGGCGCGTGTCAGAGTTCTCGATTATGAGAGAGTTGGATAATAaatgggagaagaaagagaaaaaaagatCAGCTGTTGGCCCTGTAATTGCACGCCGCCAGCCAACAACATGCACACCCTAATAAGTAAGGCAAAAGGTAGTAGATACCTTGGGTAGGTACCCTTTCTCCGTCGGCGCAAGGGGATTGGGTTTGTATGTATAGGGGTGGGAGAAAGGAAAGTGCAGTGCAGTGTAGTGCAGCGCAGTGCGAGTATAAAGTAAGGTAAAGTAGTGTGCACGTTTGGGGGAGATGAGACAAGGAAAGAAGAGTCAGTGAGTTCAGTTGCCGagaaaagcaagcaagcaatcaAACCGAGCTGAGCTCTTGATTCGGCTTCGTTATTGGCAACTGGAGACTCCTTTGATCGATCGGGTCGAATTAAAGACGGAAAATTGTTAgtgaaaagaagatgatgttgatgttgatcttaTATCAACTGAATGCGATCGAGTTAGATTTGATGTGCGACTTTTCGCAaaaactttttttttttttttaaacGTCGTGTTCCTTGCGACCTTGCCTCGATAAAAGCCGAAGTTGGGTTGGCTAAAATGTGGTGACAGAAAAGTTGAGCACAGCCTTTCTTATAACCCTGACCTAACCATCTTTCAAAAGGACGTATCATGGAAACGGAATTCAGTCTTATGATAAAAGGAAAACTTGCAGATTTTCTGAATGCACAAATCTCAAACTGCACATGACTGATGGGATGCCGCTGGGAACTGTATTCAAGGATCTGCGTTATCTCATACCTCTGGGTACTCAAATTGACGATTTATTATAGCACACTTGGCTCCTTCCCGTCAGCGATCACAGTTAAGCAGGGATCGTCAGCCCACGGCCTTGCCCATGCAAGCTGCAGGTGCAGACCCACAGTGGAGACGCGCGCCAAAGGTGAAAGATCGAACCCCGGGTCAATCTGATTGGCTTCAACGCCACGCCTGAGCACCTATTGATAGAACGACACAAACCAAAGGACTACAAAGGTACTTCCATCTCGCCAGGCGTGAATATATGATTGGGTGCGAAATGCTGGAATCAGGAGGCCAATGCTAATTCAATATCCTGgcttcttgtttctctctcctGGAATCTGTTTATATTTCGGCATACCAAATAACTGCGTATGTATGGTCATGCAAGTGTGCGGCTTTTTATGTCGATTCGCCTTACATATAGCCAAACTCCACTCTGCCGTTTGATCTGGAAAAAGCCTTGTCGTCTCATTGATTCATCTACTGTACGATTAGCGCTGAGACAAAAAACACGGGACCTCAAAAGACATACACtttgctcatcaacatgtATTATGTTCTTTGATTTTCTCACTAATCTTTCCATGAACCACAAATATCATAGGCTATCCTGGTCTCATATTCACACGGAGCTTGTATAATCTTCAATTACACAGACATGCGCATTACGCCTCCAATCTAAACCCGTGAGCATTATGCACATACGGTGATTAATACATCCAGCCGCAAGTAAATCAAGCACAAGACTTGACTATTCGCCACCACCACAGCAGACAAATAACGGCAGCGTTGGTTTTCGGGTTACAGTAGGTGACACAGCAGACCAACATCGGCTCTTGAGGCCCCCAACTTCAGTTCCCGTCTACCTGACAGCCTATCCTCGGGGCTCAAGCCCTCAGCCTGATCATGCAGACGCCCGTGCAAGCGACATGCTCCGCGTGTCAAAGATATTACCTGTCCAATCAACAACCGCCCTTATTGCCGTACGCGTGCAACTGCATTGACTATAACGCCTTGCCACTATGGACTGCCAGAGCTGGCGAGCCCTGAGGCATAGTGTCTCATTCAAGCATTTGCCCGTTTATTCTGTATCACAATGGCTGTAGCTTTAGACTTCAAGAGACCATTCGTATAAGTGGAGAATATAGTCTACCTGTGAGATGCGACAGTTTGTCTGCCTTGATACGTTCCTAACATATGCAGCATATTTTGGGGCAGGAAACCAGGCTCTGCCAACTTCTGAGTTGTCAAGTATTTTAGTCTGATTCATTCAGGTTTCGACTAGTTCTTACTCAAGCGCTGGAAAATGCGAAATGTGAAATCAGGCTGTGAGTCAATCCTTACGAATAAAAGAGAGAAGACCACCGACTATTGTGAAATC
Protein-coding regions in this window:
- a CDS encoding signal recognition particle subunit SRP19; the protein is MSHPRIEEVSDSDFDSDPAEADIDDFADSDIMRRVEPSEAAPKTVPAAAAPPRQMPAIVPADAPAGGTMPASADRSAYADFQCLYPVYFDASRSRAEGRRVGAGLAVKDPLAREIANACSRLRLPTLFEPEKVHPKDWANPGRVKVGLKKTPGHPVKNKHHLYRLVAEHLRENPTTEDSPGLRVRIGGQLQPEAGKPYPKPAVPRGWKMGELVPYLSAAMTGGGVSENLFKDMMKEMQGGGDPMSALMGAQAGGGEESSSGGSKKKKDKKGKGKA
- a CDS encoding dynactin 1, with the translated sequence MPDFKPGQTVQLNDGSKAIVRFVGTTHFQVGEWIGVELETKTGKNDGSVQGERYFDCPMGYGMFVKPVMAKIIAQAPTPKPTARKPAARPSSFAPTSGRASSAAGDSGLGRRKSLNAPSPSPVPRVSRPTSIARSPTKSPTKQLSAASSTTVSRTGTPSNARAPSVGAKSRPSVGGPRTSMGPPPPTARTRQVSTSSGTARAASAAPRTTTSRISLGGPPRPASRPASRPSSAARRTSVDSQARRGSSDRDDVASPIKDNGDILSPQPRSPVQARTKALEKLTGGPSSRTSTPPAARKPSSTTTGPRPAASTAASREIEDLKAKLKVLERKRTEDRDKLKQLDKVQGERDKFESVIQMLQQKYQPQQQENTELKKMLKEAEMRLNSVEELQAEHESILELATLDREMAEETADVLKAELEALKEKAEEMELEVEILREENEEYSKGMAPEERATSGWLQMERTNERLREALVRLRDITQDTEEELRGQIKGLEEDVKEFNTMKEEFSKCRGKLEQSESAVEDLRQQLDNALGAEDMIEDLTERNMSMSEQIEELKAVIDDLESLKEINDELEINHVQNEKEMQEELDFKDSVIAEQARRAAQQEESLEDMEYTLSRFRELVTSLQSDLDDMKASQAVTEGESEKLNDRSRAMMDLNMKLQISASKAQVKTIDLELRRLDAQEAEQHLEIVKLFLPDTYKEDQDSVLSLLRFRRVAFKANLLNSFIRERLNGQPHPGHEDDVFAGCDASDKLVWVSTMCDRFVNDMTHCTIEQFSKYQNALHELEPVERALNVWIDGLRRDDLKEKTCADELQRTIALLSHLGEVHISNSLANYADDLHMKAMVMQSHLDSAAVSFTTVRGLVQRVVPAEGEEDELAQHFAKKSEAVVTHTRGTKVIAAKAVRALQDLRTRSLSLLPDTNEAFEQCCEATQELADLARQIGLGIHSLFTADEGRTEPFTYAEVQTAVYKTVLSVSTSSESDLFSTYLSKLRAVTTQISDLVSLATDLDQVQEFDVTPAPWRLRSQELKALKTIPVDAEEELRRLKEEHSEARRTIAQRDEHLSTAVLKIETLESRMRDAQANIDRIAKLQEELEASGQQIGSLKEDIEKQDRELKNLESERDKWKKIASDSRAYADGADAAGAKAGQERAVATAREMDALKKDIESLQSAVRYLREDNRRARTSEQHKYEWLAEPLKKPTSVAEKRRNMIAAEGKDVLSELVKMASSASLYDFSSLPQDKLAWKPVRSTPQYHAAKQMEDYASWESWQESVLKKARVLQGQTANAERRKKTPTAARLRIKLPGVDGKVVPGSGRGVQIVGSQEWEALQGRLAV